The proteins below are encoded in one region of Brassica napus cultivar Da-Ae chromosome A6, Da-Ae, whole genome shotgun sequence:
- the LOC106349838 gene encoding fruit protein pKIWI502-like: MFILRRPHLTRHLPFSRNNRVSSAAAVRHDATLWTPAPLSLVESAAESLFHISIDISNSPDLAASYTRPGQYLQLRVPDVERPSFLAIASPPSFAAASGAFEFLVKSIAGSTAEILCGLKRGETVELSSVMGNGFDVDQIDPPEEYSTVLIFATGSGISPIRSLIETGFGADRRSDVRLYYGARNLKRMAYQEKFKEWESSGVKVVPVLSQPDDGWRGETGYVQAAFARAAKQVSDPSATGVVLCGQRQMAEEITAMLVADGVSNDKMLKNF; the protein is encoded by the exons ATGTTTATCCTGCGCCGTCCCCACCTTACACGCCATCTACCCTTCTCCCGCAATAACCGCGTCTCCTCCGCCGCCGCAGTTCGTCACGACGCCACCCTCTGGACCCCAGCTCCTCTCTCTCTCGTCGAATCCGCGGCGGAATCGCTTTTCCACATCTCGATCGACATTTCCAACTCCCCGGATCTCGCAGCTTCCTACACGCGGCCCGGTCAGTATCTCCAGCTCCGCGTTCCCGATGTCGAGAGGCCTTCGTTTCTGGCGATCGCTTCTCCTCCTTCCTTCGCGGCTGCGAGCGGTGCGTTCGAGTTCTTGGTCAAGAGCATCGCTGGATCCACGGCGGAGATTCTCTGCGGGTTGAAGAGAGGGGAGACCGTGGAGCTTAGCTCCGTGATGGGTAATGGTTTCGACGTCGATCAGATCGATCCTCCCGAGGAATATTCCACAGTTTTGATTTTCGCCACTGGATCTGGAATTAG TCCCATCCGCTCACTAATCGAGACAGGGTTTGGCGCTGATAGAAGATCTGATGTAAGACTCTATTACGGGGCTAGGAACCTGAAAAGAATGGCTTATCAG GAAAAGTTTAAAGAGTGGGAATCATCAGGTGTCAAAGTTGTGCCGGTGTTGTCACAGCCAGATGATGGGTGGAGAGGGGAGACCGGATATGTACAG GCTGCTTTCGCAAGGGCCGCTAAACAGGTTTCAGATCCCTCGGCCACAGGAGTGGTGCTGTGCGGACAGAGACAAATGGCTGAG GAGATAACAGCAATGCTTGTAGCCGATGGAGTCTCAAATGACAAGATGCTCAAAAACTTTTGA
- the LOC106346685 gene encoding protein DETOXIFICATION 12 — MVDAESSAKDVLLLSVDRVQVVTWRDLRDGSFTEELKRLISFAAPMAAVVIAQFSLQIISMVMVGHLGNLALASASLASSFCNVTGFSFIIGLSCALDTLSGQAYGAKLYRKLGVQTYTAMFCLTLVCFPISIIWFNMEKLLVFLGQDNAIAHEAGRYAVWLIPGLFSYAVLQPLTRYFQNQSMIRPLLITSSFVFCLHVPLCWLLVYKSGLGFLGGALAMGLSNWLYAILLGSIMYFSSSCFETRAPLTMEMFSGVGEFFRYALPSAAMVCLEWWSYELIILFSGLLPNPELETSVLSVCLQTIATIYSIPLAIAAAASTRISNELGAGNSRAAHIVVYAAMSLAVVESLIVSMSLLVGRNVFGYVFSSDKETVDYVAKMAPLVSISIILDGSQGVLSGIARGCGWQHIGAYINLGAFYLCGIPFAATLAFWVHLKGVGLWVGIQAGAVLQTFLLALVTGCTNWEHQAFEARKRMALA; from the exons ATGGTGGACGCAGAGAGCAGCGCCAAGGATGTCTTGCTACTATCGGTAGACAGAGTTCAGGTAGTGACATGGAGAGATCTGCGAGACGGATCATTCACCGAAGAACTCAAACGTCTCATCTCCTTCGCTGCTCCTATGGCTGCTGTCGTCATCGCTCAGTTCTCCTTGCAGATCATCTCTATGGTGATGGTTGGTCACCTCGGAAACCTCGCACTCGCCAGCGCCTCCTTAGCTTCTTCCTTCTGCAACGTCACTGGCTTCAGCTTCATC ATAGGATTGTCATGTGCCTTAGATACTCTGAGCGGTCAAGCTTACGGAGCTAAACTCTACCGTAAACTAGGCGTTCAGACATACACAGCTATGTTCTGTCTCACACTAGTATGTTTCCCTATCTCTATCATATGGTTCAACATGGAGAAGCTTCTTGTTTTCCTTGGCCAAGACAACGCTATTGCGCACGAAGCCGGCAGGTATGCCGTCTGGCTCATCCCTGGGCTCTTCTCTTACGCCGTTCTCCAGCCCCTCACTCGCTACTTTCAAAACCAGAGCATGATCAGACCCCTCTTGATCACCTCTTCTTTTGTGTTCTGTCTCCACGTACCTCTCTGCTGGCTTTTGGTTTACAAGTCAGGGCTTGGTTTCCTAGGTGGAGCCTTGGCTATGGGTTTGTCGAACTGGCTCTATGCTATTCTTCTTGGGTCTATCATGtacttctcctcttcttgttttgAGACGCGTGCGCCTCTTACTATGGAGATGTTCAGTGGCGTTGGAGAGTTCTTTAGATATGCTCTTCCTTCTGCTGCTATGGTTTG CCTAGAGTGGTGGTCATATGAACTCATAATATTGTTCTCTGGACTCTTACCCAACCCTGAACTGGAGACTTCTGTGCTCTCTGTTTG TCTCCAAACAATTGCGACAATCTATTCAATACCACTTGCCATCGCGGCTGCTGCAAG CACAAGAATCTCAAACGAATTAGGTGCTGGAAACTCAAGGGCAGCACATATTGTGGTCTACGCGGCAATGTCTCTTGCAGTTGTGGAATCATTGATAGTGAGTATGTCTCTGTTGGTAGGAAGGAATGTTTTCGGATATGTTTTCAGCAGTGACAAGGAAACTGTTGACTATGTTGCAAAGATGGCTCCGTTGGTCTCTATCTCTATCATACTAGACGGTTCACAGGGTGTTCTCTCAG GTATTGCAAGGGGATGTGGATGGCAACATATAGGGGCTTACATCAATTTAGGAGCTTTCTATCTATGTGGGATACCCTTTGCAGCAACTTTAGCCTTCTGGGTTCATCTGAAAGGTGTTGGCCTTTGGGTTGGAATACAAGCTGGTGCCGTTCTACAAACTTTTTTGCTAGCTCTTGTCACTGGCTGCACAAACTGGGAACACCAG GCCTTTGAAGCAAGGAAGAGAATGGCTTTAGCCTAA
- the LOC106346687 gene encoding fasciclin-like arabinogalactan protein 19: MATISFSFAIFLVALILCFPHPSAGVPLEELERAITVLRVRGRALFANAIVTSDLLFDLLSAETLTLFAPTDSTLFDLDMTRSFSFYVSTLRLHSVPVRLPFSDLRSLPNATSLPTLLPSHHLLLSKSSSSNESVYLDGVRILLPGLFYGQHLAVHGIDGLLSLTTPSSSELSVDLPPVVDSPAESPYVVDSRFSPAPQPYASFLGRTPAETPRVEEVSPSPWREGMIVGDEGGPLDWRSNHF, translated from the coding sequence ATGGCGACTATCTCATTCTCCTTCGCCATCTTTCTCGTTGCTCTCATCCTCTGTTTCCCTCATCCTTCCGCCGGAGTTCCTCTGGAAGAACTGGAAAGAGCCATCACGGTGCTCCGCGTCAGAGGCCGAGCTCTCTTCGCCAACGCCATCGTAACCTCCGATCTCCTCTTCGATTTACTCTCCGCCGAAACCCTCACACTCTTCGCCCCCACCGACTCCACGCTTTTCGATCTCGACATGACTCGTTCTTTCTCCTTCTACGTTTCCACCCTCCGCCTCCACTCCGTACCCGTCCGCCTCCCGTTCTCCGATCTCCGATCACTCCCCAACGCCACCTCTCTCCCGACGCTGCTTCCCTCTCACCACCTCCTACTCAGTAAGTCTTCTTCGTCGAACGAGTCCGTTTATCTCGACGGCGTTCGCATTCTCCTCCCTGGTTTGTTCTACGGTCAGCATCTCGCCGTACACGGTATCGACGGTCTTCTTTCGCTCACGACTCCTTCGTCTTCGGAACTTTCCGTTGATTTGCCTCCCGTGGTCGATTCGCCGGCGGAGTCACCGTATGTTGTGGATTCGAGATTCTCGCCGGCGCCACAGCCTTACGCCTCCTTTCTTGGTCGTACACCAGCAGAGACGCCGAGGGTTGAAGAAGTTTCACCGTCGCCGTGGAGAGAAGGCATGATCGTAGGCGATGAAGGAGGACCGTTAGATTGGAGGAGTAACCACTTCTGA
- the LOC106346683 gene encoding pinin: MGDTALEKTAEELRHEIDELRRQQREITERLRDPRGIRRGGLSGAGPRNQPRRGFLRPAERNDVEDEPPAKRRLSSAVVKETQVEGEDVSKVDDGNETHVSAGENGNSDLRDRKLDGHRRGSWSQRDAEHRGVKKGFEAMELPEPAPRNLPKNEDPKLVNRNRRMLGNLLGTLERFRKEDKQLSGTDAYARRSAALQKAEQKAREESERLRLQERETLTEKRRRDLTLRARVAAKAEQKELELLFLRWCEQKKKLGNFIRTKAEPHIYYAPTRPLEEDTTEAEQRKEQAFLEWKAAKRQDVSKYQKEIEEKYLSNVEKELEKWENARKARKANNGDMNLQETMDKELETHIMEHGPKKRKIPGGGGGGDEDEEDEVEDINGGEDEMTMDDVLEEGDGNDKEVATDTAEAEAVEGDIEQ, translated from the exons ATGGGAGACACCGCCTTGGAGAAAACCGCCGAAGAGCTACGGCACGAGATCGATGAGCTTCGCCGTCAGCAGCGCGAG ATTACGGAGAGGCTTCGCGATCCTCGTGGAATCCGACGAGGAGGACTCTCAGGCGCTGGTCCTCGCAACCAACCCCGTAGAGGCTTTCTTCGACCT GCGGAGAGGAATGATGTAGAGGATGAGCCTCCTGCTAAACGGAGATTGTCTTCCGCCGTTGTTAAG gAGACTCAGGTCGAAGGTGAAGATGTTAGTAAGGTTGATGATGGCAACGAAACTCATGTTTCGGCTGGTGAAAATGGGAACTCTGATCTAAGGGACAGGAAGCTAGATGGCCATCGTCGTGGAAGTTGGTCTCAGAGGGATGCAGAACATAGAGGGGTCAAGAAG GGTTTTGAAGCTATGGAATTGCCTGAGCCTGCACCAAGGAATCTACCTAAGAATGAGGATCCTAAACTGGTTAATAGGAACAGAAGAATGCTGGGGAATCTTCTAGGGACTTTGGAG AGGTTCAGAAAAGAAGATAAACAGCTTTCTGGAACAGATGCCTATGCTCGAAGGTCCGCTGCGCTACAAAAG GCTGAGCAAAAGGCTCGTGAAGAAAGTGAGCGACTGAGGCTGCAAGAGCGTGAGACTCTGACTgaaaagaggagaagagatctT ACGCTTCGAGCCCGTGTTGCTGCTAAGGCAGAACAAAAAGAGTTGGAACTGCTATTCCTTAGGTGGTGTgagcagaagaagaaacttGGCAATTTTATAAG GACTAAAGCAGAGCCACATATATACTATGCACCAACGAGGCCTTTGGAAGAAGATACAACTGAGGCGGAGCAACGCAAAGAGCAG GCATTCTTAGAATGGAAGGCGGCAAAGAGACAAGACGTGAGTAAGTATCAAAAGGAGATAGAAGAGAAATATCTGAGTAATGTGGAGAAAGAGCTGGAAAAGTGGGAAAACGCAAGGAAGGCGAGGAAAGCAAACAACGGGGATATGAATTTGCAGGAAACCATGGATAAGGAGTTAGAGACGCATATAATGGAGCACGGtccaaagaaaagaaagatacctggaggtggtggaggaggagatgaagatgaagaagatgaagtagAGGATATCAATGGTGGGGAGGATGAAATGACAATGGATGATGTACTGGAAGAGGGAGATGGAAACGACAAAGAAGTGGCAACAGATACTGCGGAAGCAGAAGCAGTGGAAGGCGACATTGAACAGTAG